CGCCGCGGCCGCGCCGGCGACCTGCTGGAGCAGCGCTTTTCCGCGCTCCAGGTCGATCTCCACGTTCGAGCGGGCTTCGTGCAGAAGCCCGTGGATTTCGCTCAGTATGGCGCCAACCGCCGGATTGTGCACCGCCATGAGATCAGCCCCCAGTCGGGTCACCAAATTCCCAATTTATCTTTGATTTCATCGGAGGCCATGGTGCGCGGGTCCCAAGGCGGATCCCAGACGACGCGGACATCGGCGGTTTCAACGCCCGGAAGACTGGCGACCGCGAAACGGACGTCGTTGACCATCTGCGGCCCATAGGGACAGCCGGGACTGGTCAGACTCATCCGCACCTCGACATGTTTGCCGTCATCCTCGATATCCACGCCATACACCA
This portion of the bacterium genome encodes:
- a CDS encoding metal-sulfur cluster assembly factor; protein product: MLITQDIVMEALKEVKDPELHLGIVDLGLVYGVDIEDDGKHVEVRMSLTSPGCPYGPQMVNDVRFAVASLPGVETADVRVVWDPPWDPRTMASDEIKDKLGIW